The sequence below is a genomic window from Cellulosilyticum sp. I15G10I2.
AAATAGACTTAATGGGATATTTGGTTTGAGCTTTAATAAGCTTTTCAATAATAGAAGTATTGATAGGGTTTTTAGGATCTTTGGCAGCATCTGTTTTTTGAAGTATGACACCATTTACAAGAAGATAACCACCTATAGCAACCCTCCCAGCCTGAGGAAAGCTAGGCACCACAATAGCTATCCTATCATCACCTAAACCATCTAGCAGTGCATCAATCTCAGCACCAAGGTTACCTCTTAAAGTACTGTCAATGCGTTTGTTATAGAGCTTAATTTTCGGAGATTTTAAAAGGCCGACAGCATTAAAAACACGATTATAAGCCATCTCAGCGTCCACACCACGACTATCGGTAGGATACGTAATAACATCATATTGTGATAGATTATCAAAATTAATTCTGCCCGAATTTAATAAAGTAGTCACTTTTAAATCCAGTTTTTTAAGTAAAACCCCTGTAGCATTAGCGCCAGTTAAGTCATCGGCTATGACTATGCATTGAGCCATTTATGTACCTCCTTCTTATAAATAGTTAGTTAACTTCATAAATCTACTTCAGCTGAAACTCAAAGACTATAGGATGACAGCTACAGGTGGCTACTCCATGATTTTAGCTAATGCTAACAAATACGTAGCAAGTGATTTTAGTATTCGGAAGTTGCCTATGGAATGTTTCGTAAAGAAAATCTTAGCAGTTTTTTGAAATGGTTTTTAGGGAGACTGTTTGAGCGTATGCGAGTTTCGACCGTTCATTTCAAAAAACTGTTTAGATTTTTAGAAACATGAAATCGAGTAACTGAAGAATACTAAAATCATCTTGCGGTACTGCTCAATAACCTGAAACATCAATAACCTCTATAGCCATTTTTTTAAGCTTGCTGCTTTCTTCCTTAGTAAAGCCCTTACTTGTTATTAGCATATCCACTTTATCTAAAGGACAAATTTTAACAAATGCTTCCTTATGAAATTTACTTTCATCCGCCAGCAAGACAGACTTTGATGCACAAGCAATCATCTTATTTTTTAGGGCAGCCTTTTCGAATGTTGGGGTACAGAGCATCCAATTGTTATTAATCGAGGATATACCAATAAAGGCTATATCTACACTAATATTTGAAATAAAGTTTTCGGTTACAGCGCCAAGGGCACCAGCTGTTTCTTTTTGGATTTGCCCCCCTGTTAACATGACTTTTAGTTCTGTAGGATACAATTCTAATGCGATTTTCAAGTCATTTGTAACTACGGCTAGGTCTTTTTTTGTTTTTAATAAAAGGGCAAGTTCATAGGTTGTTGTTCCGATATCTAATAAAATGGTATCACCATCTTTAACTAACTGGGCAGCAGCCTTTGCAATTTGTTGTTTTTTATAATAATTATTCATTTTTTTCTCTTCATAATGCTGCTCTTTTTGTAAGGGGTTTTTAAGTACTGCACCTCCATGGCTTCTAAAGGCTAAGCCTTGTTTTTCAAGCTTTTCTAAATCTCTTCGGATCGTCATTGGCGTAACACTTAAGGCTTTAGCGAGTTCTTCTATTTTGACGACACCGTTTCCTCTAAGGTGTTCAAGAATATATGTTTCTCTTTCGGCAGGAATCATTGAGCGGCCTCCTATCTCGTTTGCTAGTGTTCCTAAATGTTATAATATATGTTCATAAATTTTACTTTATGTTCGGTTTTGTTATTTTATTTCTGGGTGTACTACACAACAGGTTATAGGTGAAAAAGAGTAGAAGTAAGTTTTATATAATCACTATTAAATATAAAAAATTAAATAAAGCAAAAAAAGAGATAAAAGAAATAAAAATATAAAAAGTAACTTAGGGTACGGACGTTTTAATTGAGAAGTGTTATCATAATGACATAAAGATAGTTGGAATTTAGGAGGAGCGCTTATGAAAAGAGATATAACATATAAAACAATTGACGGCAGGGGAGAACATGAATCTTTTAGAGATTGTGTAACAAAGGCTATTGAAGATCTAAAGCCTGGTGAAGGGATCCATGTGATCAAAGATTTTGAGCCCTTTCCGATGTATAAAATGATGGAAGCTAAGGGGTTTGATAAAGAAGTTGAGAAAATAAGTGATACAGAGTATCACGTCTATTTTTATCCATCAGCAGCCTTAGAAGCTATAAAAATGGGAGAATTTTTAGATGTAGATGAAGAAAAGATAAAAAAAATCGTCAACATAAAATTGGATTTTTTAAATGATCAAATAAGTTTATCAGAGGCAAAAGAAAAAATGAATGCTGCTTTTGATCAAATTACTGCACAGGAATTTGCAATCTGTGAGCAATATTTGCAAAAGTATGGTATTACAGATGATACCCTTGCAGAGCGTATGGAAGAGATCTTAAAAATCTTTGAAGATGTTTTGGTGTCTACTGAATTAGACCTGCCACTGGGGCATCCTATTAGAACTTACCTGGATGAAACAGATGCTATTAAAGGCGTTCTTAAGCAAATGGAATCTTTGCTTCAAAAGAAGTTTATCAAGAATCAGTGGTTGGAAATCTATGAGAAACTCAGTCAAATTAATATTCATTTTAGCAGAAAGCAAAATCAACTATTCGCAGCACTTGAAAGAAAAGGGTTTGATAAGCCTTCTAAAGTAATGTGGACACTTGATAATAATATTAAAGAAATCATTAAAAAGGCTAAAACTTATTTAGATGAAAATAAAGATGATGTATTTATAAAGCTTCAAGATGAAGTCATTGAAATGGTAAAAGATATGATGATAAAGGAGATAGAGATTTTATTTCCAACAGCTATAGAATTGCTTTCAGAGGAAGACTTTATTGAAATGCGGATTGGTGATGATGAGATAGGGTATTGCCTGATAGAGGCTCCGATGCCTTTTGGTCATCAAGAGGTTCAAAATCAAACAGCAGCATCAAATGATGGACTGTTAAAAGACTTAGCAGCAGTTTTAAGTAAGCACGGTGTTTTAAATACTGCACCCAGTAATAATGAGGTATTGGATGTCAGTCAAGGCAAGCTGACCCTTGAACAGATTAATTTGATTTTTAAACACTTACAAGTAGACTTGTCTTACGTAGATGAAAATGAGATCGTTAAATTCTACAGTGATACAAAGCATAGGGTATTCCCAAGAAGCGCAGGTGTTATTGGACGTAAAGTGCAAAACTGCCATCCAAGAGAAAGTGTAGATACAGTTGAAAGAATCATCAAAGCCTTTAGAGCAGGAGAACAGGATCAAGCAGAATTTTGGCTTGAAATAGGCGGCAAGTTCATCTATATTATTTATAATGCAGTAAGAGATGAAAAAGGCAATTTCAGAGGTATTTTAGAAATGATGCAAGATGTAACCCATATTAGAAGTCTAACTGGCAGTCAAAGATTGTTATCTTGGGAAATAGGGCATAACAGTGATGAAGAACAAGCAGAAGATGGGGGAAAAGCAGTAAAATTAGATGTGAGATCAGATTCTGAAGACTTGCAGCTAGTCCATGAAGAAATACCTAAAAATGCCTATGGCATTAACAAAGAAACTATTCTAGGACATATTGTAAAAGAATATCCTTTTATAAAAGATTATTTGTTAACGTTGTCACCTAAATTTGCTAAATTAAAAAATCCTTTCTTATTCAAAACCATGTCCTCGGTAGCCACTTTGGAGATGATTAGTGAAAGAGGAGAACTTGATGTAAAGGATGTTATTGATAAAATAACTAGAGAAATAGAAGTACAAAAATAAAAAGTAGAGGGCTATCATGAAAATTATACTCGTTATTATAGGAACCATTAGTTTAGCACTTGGTATTTTGGGGATTTTATTACCCGTATTACCAACAACGCCATTTGTGCTCTTAACAATTGCATGCTACCTAAGAAGCAGTCCTAGATTATATCACTTAGTGCTTTCAAATAAATATTTAGGGCCTTATGTTAAAGATTATGTCTCGGGCAAGGGTATTCCACTTAAAGCAAAGAAGAAATCTATCTTTCTTCTTTGGCTGACTATTGGATTTTCTATACTATTTATAATTGATAAGGCTTTTGTAAAAGGGATGTTAGTAGTTATTGCAGCCTGTGTTTCCTGTTATATATGGACGAGAAAGACCGCTACTGAGGAAGAGACGCTAGAGTATAGTGCTGACGAGAAGTGTGCTGATTAAACAACATTTGCCACATAGGCTATAAAACACAAGCATTGATTTTTATTTGAAAATAGATTATCCTAATGATAGATGACGGTATCTATATGAACTGTACACTAGGCAATTCTCTTTCAAATCTTAAATCCATAGAAATATCTGCTTTGATCCACTCGGACAGAGACAGCATCATATCTATTTATAGGATACGTATGTCTTTTTAGTTTGCGCTGGCAGATTAAAAAGACTTTTTTATTAAAAAAATTAATTTGAAAGATGAAAAGTGGGTATCTGCCGTCTCAATTTATTTAGAAAGGTGTGCCTGCTATGAATATGAGATTTACAATACAATCTTTTTTAGAAGCTAAAGCGAAAAAAGAGAAGATCACAATGCTCACAGCTTACGATTATTCCATGTCCAAAATCATTGATGAAGGTGGTGTGGATGCCATCCTCATTGGCGATTCGCTGGGGATGGTTGTTCAGGGCTATGAGTCTACTTTAGAAGTAACACTTGAGGATATGCTTTATCATTGTAAAAGTGTAGCCAGAGGGGCCAAGAGAGCCATGTTGATCGGCGATATGCCTTTTTTATCTTATCATATCAGTATCACAGAAGCGGTGAGAAATGCGGGACGAATGGTCCAAGAAGGCAAAGTACATGCAGTTAAGCTAGAAGGCGGGCGATCTATGGTTGAAACGATTAAAGCCATTGTACATGCCCAGATTCCTGTGATGGGGCATTTAGGGTTAACGCCTCAATCTATCCATACTTTAGGCGGATTTAAAGTTCAGGGTAAAGATGAAGTTAAAGCTAAAGCATTAATTGAAGATGCGCTTACCTTAGAGGAAGCGGGAGTTTTTGGAATTGTGCTGGAAGCTGTTCCGGAGGGGCTTGCACAACTTATCTGTGAAAAACTGCATATACCTGTCATTGGTATTGGCGCTGGCAAGTACTGTGATGGGCAAGTATTAGTTATTAATGATATGTTGGGCATATACAGTGATTTTACGCCGAAGTTTGTCAAACAGTATGCCAACCTTAAAGTAAATATTAACGATGCGGTAAGTAACTATATTGAGGAAGTTAAAACGCAAAGATTTCCAGAAGCAAAACATACTTTTAGTATGGATGGGGAGCTGCTTGAAAAATTATATGAGGAAAAAAGGAGACAATCATGAGTATAATACAAACCGTACAAGCCTTAAACATTTGGTTAGATAATCATGAACGATCCAGAAAAAGCCTAGGCTTTGTTCCTACTATGGGCTATTTGCATGAAGGGCATCTATCTTTAATTAGAGAAGCAAAGGCCAATAATGATTTAGTAATAGTCAGTATTTTTGTGAACCCTACACAATTTGCCCCAGGAGAGGATTTTGATAAGTATCCGAGAAATCTTGAAAGGGATTATGAACTTTCAAGAGCGGCAGGTGCAGATGTGGTTTTTCATCCTGAGGTAGATGAAGTTTATCCAGATGGCGCGGCTACACAAGTAGAAGTAACGGGGGCACTTACACAAACCTTATGTGGTCTTTCTAGACCCACACACTTTAAGGGCGTCACCACAGTAGTCAATATTTTGTTAAACATGGTACGGCCCAATCAGGTATATTTTGGACAAAAGGATGCGCAGCAAGCTTTAATTATCAAGAAAATGATTAGAGATTTATATATGCAGGTTAAATTAAATATTTGTCCTATTGTAAGAGAAGCAGATGGTCTAGCTATGAGCTCTAGAAATGTTTATTTAAATCCAGAAGAGCGAAGGCAAGCGCTAATATTATATAGAAGTATTCAAAAGGGTGAAGAGCTAGTACATCAGGGTGTAACTGATGTTAGGGAAGTCATCCAGGCAGTTCAAGAAGAGATCACAAAGGCACCCTTAGCAGTTATTGATTATATTGAAATTTTGGAGGCGAAGACTCTAGAATCAATTGACACAATTAATGATGAGGTACTGCTTGCTGTGGCTGTTAAGTTTGGAAAAACACGTTTGATTGATAATAAGTTAATCAAACCTCAGGAGGGACAGCTATGTTTTTGACACTTTTTAAATCTAAACTGCACCGAGCAACAGTAACAGAGGCCAATCTTAATTATGTGGGAAGTATCACTATCGATGCGCATCTACTGAGGCAAGCCAATATTTTGCCTGGTGAAAAGGTTCAAGTAGTGAATCTTAATAACGGAGAACGGTTTGAAACCTATACCATAGAGGGAGAGGCAGAGAGTGGCGTTGTCTGTTTAAATGGCGCAGCAGCCCGCTTGGTACAAGTAGGCGACAAAGTTATTATCATCGCTTATGCGCTTATGGATGCTGGGGAAGCGCGTACATTTAAGCCTAATGTACTTATTTTGGACGATGACAATCACATTGTTGCAATTAAGGATAGAGAAATACATGGCACCAACTGGTAAAAAAACATTTTAAATTTTACTTGCAATTTATTCAAAATATTGTATGATATAAAAATATAAGAGACGAAGAGGTCTAGAAAATTTCTTAAGTAGAAAATTTTCTAGACCTCTTTTTATGATAGGGGATTAAAAAGCGTAGTATAATTTTAAACTAATAAGAATATATAAGTAATGTTCAGAAAATAAATATTTAATATTTAATTATAATAAATTGTATACTTTATCTAAAAAAATTATAATAAATTAGCTATTTTTATATTAATACGTTTATTGTTGAAGAAGAACGTTATGGTGTAACATTAATGGCATAGATAAGAAAACAAAAATGCATTGACAAAGGGGTCTAGCATCCGGATCAAACCGATCGGGAAAGTTAGGCCCCTTTTGCTTATCTAAAAGTGCAAAAATCGCTATC
It includes:
- the panB gene encoding 3-methyl-2-oxobutanoate hydroxymethyltransferase, which encodes MRFTIQSFLEAKAKKEKITMLTAYDYSMSKIIDEGGVDAILIGDSLGMVVQGYESTLEVTLEDMLYHCKSVARGAKRAMLIGDMPFLSYHISITEAVRNAGRMVQEGKVHAVKLEGGRSMVETIKAIVHAQIPVMGHLGLTPQSIHTLGGFKVQGKDEVKAKALIEDALTLEEAGVFGIVLEAVPEGLAQLICEKLHIPVIGIGAGKYCDGQVLVINDMLGIYSDFTPKFVKQYANLKVNINDAVSNYIEEVKTQRFPEAKHTFSMDGELLEKLYEEKRRQS
- a CDS encoding DeoR/GlpR family DNA-binding transcription regulator; translated protein: MIPAERETYILEHLRGNGVVKIEELAKALSVTPMTIRRDLEKLEKQGLAFRSHGGAVLKNPLQKEQHYEEKKMNNYYKKQQIAKAAAQLVKDGDTILLDIGTTTYELALLLKTKKDLAVVTNDLKIALELYPTELKVMLTGGQIQKETAGALGAVTENFISNISVDIAFIGISSINNNWMLCTPTFEKAALKNKMIACASKSVLLADESKFHKEAFVKICPLDKVDMLITSKGFTKEESSKLKKMAIEVIDVSGY
- a CDS encoding PAS domain-containing protein, whose amino-acid sequence is MKRDITYKTIDGRGEHESFRDCVTKAIEDLKPGEGIHVIKDFEPFPMYKMMEAKGFDKEVEKISDTEYHVYFYPSAALEAIKMGEFLDVDEEKIKKIVNIKLDFLNDQISLSEAKEKMNAAFDQITAQEFAICEQYLQKYGITDDTLAERMEEILKIFEDVLVSTELDLPLGHPIRTYLDETDAIKGVLKQMESLLQKKFIKNQWLEIYEKLSQINIHFSRKQNQLFAALERKGFDKPSKVMWTLDNNIKEIIKKAKTYLDENKDDVFIKLQDEVIEMVKDMMIKEIEILFPTAIELLSEEDFIEMRIGDDEIGYCLIEAPMPFGHQEVQNQTAASNDGLLKDLAAVLSKHGVLNTAPSNNEVLDVSQGKLTLEQINLIFKHLQVDLSYVDENEIVKFYSDTKHRVFPRSAGVIGRKVQNCHPRESVDTVERIIKAFRAGEQDQAEFWLEIGGKFIYIIYNAVRDEKGNFRGILEMMQDVTHIRSLTGSQRLLSWEIGHNSDEEQAEDGGKAVKLDVRSDSEDLQLVHEEIPKNAYGINKETILGHIVKEYPFIKDYLLTLSPKFAKLKNPFLFKTMSSVATLEMISERGELDVKDVIDKITREIEVQK
- the panD gene encoding aspartate 1-decarboxylase, whose translation is MFLTLFKSKLHRATVTEANLNYVGSITIDAHLLRQANILPGEKVQVVNLNNGERFETYTIEGEAESGVVCLNGAAARLVQVGDKVIIIAYALMDAGEARTFKPNVLILDDDNHIVAIKDREIHGTNW
- a CDS encoding YbaN family protein; translation: MKIILVIIGTISLALGILGILLPVLPTTPFVLLTIACYLRSSPRLYHLVLSNKYLGPYVKDYVSGKGIPLKAKKKSIFLLWLTIGFSILFIIDKAFVKGMLVVIAACVSCYIWTRKTATEEETLEYSADEKCAD
- the panC gene encoding pantoate--beta-alanine ligase, translating into MSIIQTVQALNIWLDNHERSRKSLGFVPTMGYLHEGHLSLIREAKANNDLVIVSIFVNPTQFAPGEDFDKYPRNLERDYELSRAAGADVVFHPEVDEVYPDGAATQVEVTGALTQTLCGLSRPTHFKGVTTVVNILLNMVRPNQVYFGQKDAQQALIIKKMIRDLYMQVKLNICPIVREADGLAMSSRNVYLNPEERRQALILYRSIQKGEELVHQGVTDVREVIQAVQEEITKAPLAVIDYIEILEAKTLESIDTINDEVLLAVAVKFGKTRLIDNKLIKPQEGQLCF